The following coding sequences are from one Culicoidibacter larvae window:
- a CDS encoding cupin domain-containing protein: protein MYNAEHWKKVLNMTTHREGGSYFQSYAADYQVSDKNQNTRPAATSIYFLLEEGDYSAFHRLQADEVWYFHDGQPLSVWAIDLSGALHEMRLGLDVDAGEHPQVVVPAGWIFGSVVDSGYALVGCAVAPGFDYQDFELLSKESLLADYPEHHEIIDRLAVKA from the coding sequence ATGTATAATGCAGAACATTGGAAAAAAGTTTTAAATATGACGACTCACCGTGAAGGTGGCAGTTATTTTCAAAGTTATGCAGCCGACTATCAGGTTAGTGATAAAAATCAAAATACCCGTCCGGCAGCAACAAGCATTTATTTTCTTTTAGAAGAGGGTGACTACTCGGCATTTCACCGATTACAGGCGGATGAAGTTTGGTACTTCCATGATGGTCAGCCGCTTTCGGTTTGGGCGATTGACCTAAGTGGCGCGTTGCATGAGATGCGGCTCGGGCTTGATGTGGATGCCGGTGAGCATCCCCAAGTAGTAGTTCCGGCCGGTTGGATTTTTGGTTCAGTTGTTGATAGTGGTTATGCTTTGGTTGGTTGTGCAGTTGCACCTGGCTTTGATTATCAGGACTTTGAATTATTAAGCAAGGAAAGTTTACTTGCAGATTATCCGGAGCACCATGAAATTATCGATCGTCTTGCGGTGAAAGCTTGA